Proteins encoded together in one Numida meleagris isolate 19003 breed g44 Domestic line unplaced genomic scaffold, NumMel1.0 unplaced_Scaffold338, whole genome shotgun sequence window:
- the LOC110391279 gene encoding LOW QUALITY PROTEIN: feather keratin Cos1-2-like (The sequence of the model RefSeq protein was modified relative to this genomic sequence to represent the inferred CDS: substituted 1 base at 1 genomic stop codon), with translation MQQASGPPLPLDMGHLRSIIKGSPAPCFLIHYSCHLLLGNQVHIYPXDMSCCNPCVPCQPCGPTPLASSCNEPCVRQCQDSIIAIEPSPVVVILPGPILSSFPQNTVVGSSTSAAVGSILSCQGVPITSGGFDLSCISSRYCGRRCNPC, from the exons ATGCAGCAGGCATCAGGTCCTC CACTGCCTCTGGATATGGGACATCTTAGGTCCATTATAAAAGgcagcccagctccttgctTTCTCATCCACTATTCTTGCCACCTTCTTCTTGGGAACCAG GTGCACATCTATCCCTGAGACATGTCCTGCTGTAACCCGTGTGTACCATGCCAACCCTGTGGCCCAACCCCGCtggccagcagctgcaatgAGCCCTGTGTCAGGCAGTGCCAGGATTCCATTATTGCCATTGAGCCCTCTCCTGTGGTGGTGATCCTGCCCGgacccatcctcagctccttcccacagAACACCGTTGTGGGATCCTCCACCTccgctgctgttggcagcatcctcagctgtCAGGGAGTGCCCATCACCTCGGGGGGCTTTGACCTCTCCTGCATTTCCAGCCGCTACTGTGGCAGAAGGTGCAACCCCTGCTAA